The stretch of DNA ACCAGTGACATTTAATTCAAAGCAAGAATCCATCAGGTCATCAAGACATCCTAGGCTTAGCTGTGAGCCAGtaatagaagaaaaactgcAGGAGAAAGGTAAAGAGATGGAGGATGAAGAAATGTACAAAGATGACATATGGGAGCAAAATGGTTCTTCTTCGCATTTTACTAACGGTAGCGACAGCCACTCATCCAGCTTTTCTGAACGATGCACTGATTGGCAAACAGTTGATTTATTGGATGACAGTCGGCTTTCGTGTGAACTAACCAAGACAAAGACTAAGTCAGAAGAATCCCTTTCAGATCTTGCAGGCTCTCTTCTCTCATTGCAACTTGACTTGGGGCCCTCACTTTTGGATGAGGTCCTCAATGTAATGGACAAGAACAAATCTTAGAACTGGTACTCCATTGCTTCTTTATAAGTGATTCacttaaacaaaaacaaacaaaagaccaCAGTTCAAAAGCAGACACTTAAAAATCAGCTGTTTTTGCAGTTGTTTGACGggttttctaaaaatattcttaaaatactatttttttacCTATTGTTTTTCATGATTTTTATTACACTAAATTCTCATATCAGGAAGGTAAATTTTAATAACAATTTTcagcaaatataaaatgtttttaagtacCAGTATTAATGATCAGAAACTTAAGAAACAGCATTTGAGGATGATACTGATTGTGGCATTTGGTTAGTTCACTTCTACAGGCTTCTGAATATGTGAGAATCTCTTAATGTCAGAAAGGAGACTGATATTAATTATTCACTTTTATAAATTATTACAATATCACTTTATGTATAGGCCTCTTTCTAGAACCTTGTGTTTGAGGGTTTTATAGTGtttatcttcattttccatAGTACCATTTCTGCTATAAATTCACCATAACTATTTTCTTGGTCTTATACTACCACTCTGAATTCAGATGTGAACAGTTTGAAGGCTTTTTCAGCTTGAATACCTGGTCCAAAGTCTCAGCTGGTTTAAATGAGTATGCACAAATTTACACAAGTTGAGGCTTGGGCCTGATGTTGTATATGAAATGTTATGTTGTAAACAGGTGACACATGCAAGATATTAtggttaaattattttaaaagttgaaatatattttctgtgtgcATATTGGCTTTTTACTGCAGAGCCTACACATACAGTATCTCATCAGAATAGTTGCTTGGCATTATTGGTGCTCTTCTGAAAATTGTATATTTGTGTGTTTGAGGAGAAATATGTATTAATAgtccttgctttttttcttcatttatttccacAACATGCTTAAACTTGCAActgattgttttaatttttgaagaagGCACTGGTTATTCACAACGCTAGTGATGTGTGCAGCAACAACCAATGTTTGCGAAATGTGGATCCTTCAATACAGTACCTACATGGATTGCATAAATACCTTGTGCAATACAATAAAAACCCCTTTAAATTGCTATGTCTTTGTGATTCACTACACAGCCTCATCAAAacacaaagttttcttttctcctatAAGGAAACAGACTAGTTGCAGAAATATGAGACTAAGGGGTAAATCAATTCTAACTTAATTCAGTTGATTTCTCCAGTTTAGTTCCAGAGGTTTTAAGGGCAAACTCCAAGCAGATAGGACCCTCTGGGCTATATATACTGGTTTAAAGTAAGGGTAAATAGGAGAGTAATACTTTGGGCCCAGTGAAGTTAGTGGCAGAGTTCCAGCAGCTTTCACTGAAGTCTTTAGGTAAAATCCCACCACAGTTTGTAGACAGTTCTTCATTAGATAACCATATTTATCTGTATCGTCCTACAAGAACATGTAAGTCATGGATTATTTAGTACATATTATATTTATCCTTAAAATTTCTAGGGCATCAATGCCAAATAATAATGTTCCTTCAGCATGTTTTTGGAACACAATCTTTACCCCTGTTAAACACATCTATTATTGTAGCTGCATGTCTCATTAATGCACAGTCTCCCATATTATTCCTGAAAGTGAGGAAATGAGATGTAGAATGCCcaagaactgtgtttatttttaagataatgTTTAATTGCCTTCAACTTCATATTCTGTGTGTAAGCCTGGATCAAATTTCCAGTGTATTCATAATCCAAGAAGAATGGTGATGACTGtagtgctttttctgttttagaaagCAGGTTCAAAGCTCTGCCTGGCCATGTTTCTTATGGGACCTGGGGATTTAGAATCTAAAGAGAATTTAGGCCAGAACTTTCACTGGAAAAATCTGTCACTCATTAGCATAGGGGAAGTTTGAGTGAAATGGGGAATGAGACATTTTCTGTGTAAACCAGCTTCATATACCATGATTAGAACATGAAAAGTATTTGCTGAATGGAAAGTCATTATCTTGTAGGGCTTTCCAAGAAAGTATTCTCtagaaagcaaaaccagattCTATTAGCAGCTGTTGCAGTCATGTAATTTTTGCTTTGTCCTGTTTTATACTTTACTTCCTGGCTCAGACTGCTGAAAAGTGTCTTGCTATTATCCTTTCTGTGTCATTGCTCTTCTAAATTTGTAAATCCTTAAGTCTTGTGATGAGGGTGGGTGGTCTGAACTAAAATAGCCATTGCTCCaggcaaaaaaattattgttgtGGAGGAGAACCTTTCCTCACGTCAAGAACAGGACTTTTGTACTGGCAAAGCAgatttcatatttctttaaagCTTTCTTGTTATTTCACTCAGAAGCTGGATCCCTGAATTGTTCAGATCTGCTCAGTCTTACAGAAGATGCAAAGTTGAAATGTGTTCAGCTTCTGTTCTGACATGGTCTTCagtaaaatactgctttgtgTAATCTGATCTGGCATCTCATCTGTCAAAATATAGCTTGTCAGATCAAAATCTCAAtttgaaaaaaagtgaaaagttcTGCCCTCCTGAAGCCTTGATaaagttcttcactgaaatgagaCTTTCCAAGGAGGAGTTGCATGGCAGTTTCCTGAAAACTAAAATCCTATTGCAAGTTGGACTTGTGGTTATTGCATCAATGGGAtattatagatatatatagagagagagcTATATCTCCAAGTTGCCTTGGATATTGCATCAATTTTCTGTGTCCATGGGCAAAGTCTGCTAACTGTACAACTGCACAGAAAGTTCCACAGCTGCTTCACAAGCCTTCTAGTATGTCAGAAAGCACTTCCCCATCACTTCTAACTGCAGATTTTCAGTGGAGGCCTAGAGGCATAATCTAAAGGTgccaaaagaagaaagcagagtcTACTTCCTACATAAGTATTTGCTAGGTTTCACATCTGTACAATCCTGCAAGCTGAGCTATACACAATACAATAGAAAAATATACCTGAAAGTCCAATAATCATCCAATTCAAGAACCTTTGaactcctgtccctgttccccaGTCAGCCTGAGGTGCTCAGTATTGTGCTGAGGGTGTCAGTGGGAGGTAGAGAGAGCAGGTCAAATGCTGGGGAGTGCATAACCCCACATGGATCTCTGTCCGTTTCTAAGAAAGACCAAATCCAGACATTGAGAAGCAAAACAAGCCCCCAAGCTCAATCTCAACTgaaggctggaaagcagctctaTAAGGAGGCTAGCAGAAACCCTGAACTTGAAATCATACTTTTGAAACTTCTGTTTACTGAAGGTATCTATTTCCTTTCACCTGTTTACCCATACGAAGTGTATACAGGACAGCACCATCTGGATTTGCTGGCAAATGGGTATAAATAACTACATTATGTGAACAGGACAGAAAAGGGTAGAAAatctataaaaaaataaatccaaaggCAGTCATAAACAAGTCAAAACCTTGTTAAGAATGACTTTACTTTTTagtcctttttcctttctacattTATTGGTGTTAAAAAGAAAGCTAGTTAAGAAGGTTAGAGCTGAAGGATATTACCTAATTTGTGTAGGAAATTCTCAACAACAGGAATAGACTAAGGCCAAGTTTCAGAAAAGGATGGGAGGTACTGactcaaatttttttccttcttgctaaAATTAGTGAGAGAAGAGACAGTTTGGGTCAAAGACAGCTGCCTCTTTGAGGGTGTCATTCATGACCAGAATCAGAAGCAGCTGTTTGAGATGTCTAATGTAAATAACCAGATGCAAGCGTAGCAGAGAAGGTGCTGGATCTGGCATAGTGAGACCAAGTAAAGTTTAAATGATGCAAGAAGAAGCTAAGAGACACACTGGACTTCATTccaaggagagaaagaaacagttgttgtaattaaataaattagtGACCCAGCTGGTCTGCTTGCATCCATTTGCTTTTCCCTATGAACAGAAAGTACGGCAATACATCTGTTTCCTATAACACTTtcattttatgtgttttaaagAGGTTTCCTGATTCCAGATGCAAGCTGGATCCATCACTAACTGCTTCTCTCTAATTAGCATTTTACAAGTGCTAGAAAATCAAGGAAGTACCTAATACTTTATGTTTACTTTTGAATATTGTAAGTTATTTTCTCCCT from Corvus cornix cornix isolate S_Up_H32 chromosome 3, ASM73873v5, whole genome shotgun sequence encodes:
- the CDC42EP3 gene encoding cdc42 effector protein 3, whose product is MPAKTPIYLKAANNKKGKKFKLRDILSPDMISPPLGDFRHTIHIGKEGQHDVFGDISFLQGNYELLPGNEGKTRVSQSGIHSEFLRANSTSESMFTETPSPVLKNAISLPAIGGSQALTLPLLSPVTFNSKQESIRSSRHPRLSCEPVIEEKLQEKGKEMEDEEMYKDDIWEQNGSSSHFTNGSDSHSSSFSERCTDWQTVDLLDDSRLSCELTKTKTKSEESLSDLAGSLLSLQLDLGPSLLDEVLNVMDKNKS